DNA sequence from the Candidatus Hydrogenedentota bacterium genome:
GTCGATCAAGTCTCCGATCTCGGTGCGGAAGGCATGATCGCGCACGAACGCGCAGCTTGCATCGACGGAACTCGACTGTTCGTCCCGCATGGCGCGCAGCATTCGCGACGCGCGGGCGATTGCCGGGTGCAGTTCCTTGGGCGCGTCGCGGCGCATGGCGCGCAGAAGGCCCAGCGTGACGTCGAGTTCGCGCGCCTTGCCCAAACCGCGGGTGACGTCGCGCGCGCGCTTGCGCAACGGTTTCAGGGCGCGCTTCTTGAAACGGCCGGCGAAATCGCCCAACGCCGCGCGCAGTCGCCGCGACGCGACACGCAGATCGTGAATGCCGTCGACATCGTGCGCGGCGGCGGCCTTGACGTGACCGCGCAGCACGTGCACACGCTGTTTCAGGGCGTGGCGCGCGGACTTTTGCGCCAGTACGCAGGGGCCCTTCATGGCGCTGGACTTCCGGGCCACCCCGCTGGTTGGCCGTAAGCGTGCACAATGCGCACGAAAGCCGCGCGCGACATGCCGCCGGGGTTCAGCCCCGGTTTCCCTTCGGGAATGGCGATACCCAATTCCGCGTAGTACGACGTCCAGGCGGGAAACGTCGCGGATGTCGCCGGGTCCTTAAAAGTCATTGGGGCCAACTCGAAGATTGGCGTTCCATTGTTGGCTTCCCGAAACGACTCGTAAATGAGTTCGGAGCAGTAAAACGAAGAATTGTCCATGACGAAGATCGAGTCGTAAGGGCGGCCAAGGTAGCTTCGCGACACGTCGATCGCCCGGGGAACAAGCCGCGCGGGTTCGCCGACGATGCGTCCGACGAGGACTTTTGGACGGCCTGCTTCATCGTTGCTTCGTGACAGGAAGTCTTCAAGGGGCGTTTCGACGACGCCCGCGCCGACGGCTTCGATGACGAAAGGCTGGCCATTTTCGACGCGCGCGACCATGCCGACGTGACTGAACTTCGCGCCGTCGACGCCGTGGGTAACCGTTTCGATTGCGTCGCACAGCGGCCCTGCGTCGAGGTCTTGAAACAGCAAGTCGCCGGGCTCGAGCGCAAAGGGGACCGGCGCGCGCGTGCTTGCGCACCCTGCGCACAAGAGAAGGATAAGTACAACCGTTGATTGTTTCATGCCGAGGCTTTCGTCTTTGGCACTGACTGCCGTTTGTCCGGGATCGCTTGAATAATGACGCGCACCTTGAACACTTCCTCGAAGAGCGACTGCTTCCGTTGCGCTCCCCAGATATCGGTTGGCGTGGGGCGGCGCTGTTCGATATTAATCGTCACCGAGTCTTTCGCGGCTTCGACGGCAATTCGCTTGCACGACGCCACGTGACTCCGGTCCAATCCGTCGGCGATGCGCAGGATAGCGGCGAGCTTCTGGACGCGGCGCCGATCCGGCTTATCGAGATCGCAGAATACTGCGTGGGTCCCAGCGGGGTGCGCCTTACGATGATACCGTGCGACGCATGCGACGATACGTTTTCTGCGCGCCGAAAGGCCCGGGAGGCGCATGTCCATAATGATGTCGCGGGAATGTTTGTGATGCGCGACAACGTCAATCGTATGCCCAATGTCGTGGAGCAGCGCCGCCGCCTCGAGCAGCCTGCGGTCGGGCGCGCCAAGTTTGTGAATGCGCCGGGTCGCATCGAAGAGGGCCAGGGCATTCTTGCAGACTTGGAAGACGTGACCGGGTTCCGGATCGAGCTTGCGCGCCATGCGGCGAATCTCGATGAGACCCTTTTTCGAGTGCTTCACGCGTGGCATCGGGACGGCCTCCGGGCGCGGACGGGCGCACTAGTCCCCAAGGGTTGACAGGCCGAAATCGACATACTGGCCGCCGCCCGTCTGGTGGCAGTGTATCGCAACCGCGTTCTTCTTGCCGGGTTCGAAGAGGGATAGCTGACCCGAGGAGAGCGCGATTCGCTGGTATTCCGTGACGTGGTCCTTGCGGTTCAGCAGGATTTTACCGTTCACGAAGACTTCGACACCTTCATCGTGATGGAGGTCAACCCACGCGCCGCCGCGCCCGAAATCCTTGGGAAGGTTGATTGATGTGCGGAGCCAGATGTCGGAACTGTTCCATTCAGTACTCAGCCGTTCTCCTGGCGTTCCTTTCGAGCCAAATCCAGCTTTTCCCTTCTTCCATGCGGAGTCTTTGAAGTCCGATTCCATCCAATTATCGCCCGGGTCCTCAGTGGTGTACCGCCACGGGTGTCCGTCACGCCCAGTTTGTATAACGGTCACCAGACGCTCGGTGACGGCATCTATCGGCTCTATGGCGCCCGTTGGCTTGGCGGCACCGTCCGCAAGTTCGACGAGGAAGAGCGGGTCGGATGGCCAGGCGCCCATAGTCTTCCCGTAGATTGCCAGACCGCCTTTGGCCTTGGCGTCGGGCTTGACCTCGAACCGGACCCGTACGGGCTTTCCCGTCTTGGCGGCCAGCTTGAAGAGCGCGAGGGCATCGTCCTTTAACGGCAGGTCATATGCGCCGCCGTACGAGCCGTGATGGTACTGGGCGACGTGGGAGAGCACGCCGCGCGCGTCTGCGGTGTCCATCGGATAGCGGATGGCGCCGAGCTCGATTCCCTCGAGGGAGACTGTAACCACGGTTGGCCATTGCTTGCCGTCCGACTGCGGGTAGTCCTGCGGATTCTTTCGTGCAGGCCAATCGAGGCGCTCCTGGTCCGCCTTGCCGCCGACTTCCGCGTACAGCTTAACGCCCTTCACGGAGCCGGGATCGAGGTCCTTCGGAAGTTTCAGGCGATACTCGATATAGCCCGCGCCATGCCGGTACACCTTGCCTTCGCGTGGGAAGATAGTTGGCGCGGTTTCGGAGGGGCTCGCTTCCGCGAACGCCTCGACGGGGAACGATAACGCGACCTGATTTGGCGCGCTCCACGCGGCGCCGCCGGTGACGTGGACGACGCAATAGTTCGCGCCAATGCGTTTGCCGTCCTTACGGACTTCCGCGATCACGTTCACCAGACCCTCGGCGTCGGGCGCGGCGAAGGAGAATGGGGCTTGCGGTGTGACGCGATACGCAGGGCACTCGATGGCGCGCTCCTCGGGCTGTATCCACGTCGACCACGGTTTACTATCGACTGTGTTCCCGTCGACGGACAGGCGCAGGGTGAGTCCGGTTTGCTCCGACCAACGGCTTATCGAGACCGGAATCGTCACCGTTTCGCCTGCTTTGACCACCTGATATGGAGGGCAATCGAGCACAGGGAAATCCGGCGACTGCAATTGCGCGACGGTGATATTTGCGGGATAGTTGTACATCTTGTCGGAACGGTCGTAGTTCATGAACCCATTGTGTTCCCACTCGATGTCGCTCAGTTCGGTGTACACGTATCCGACGCACTTGTCGTATTTCCGAAGCAGGTTGGTCAGGAACAGGAAGACCCACGAGATGTCTCGGTCGCCGGAACCCGCGCTGACGCCGCCGTATTCGGAATTGATGAGGGGTGCGGCGCCCTGCTTCCATCCTTCGGCGCAATTGAATGTGCTTCCGGGTTGGGTCTTGTCGATGACTTCCTGAATGTGATCGCGGGCGCGCGCGAAATCGTCGATATAGAAGTGCCATGAATTGATGTCGGTTACGGTGTGGTCGTAGTAGCAGGGGGAGTTGTCTTCGACCAGGCGTGTTGGGTCGAGCGACTTGGCCTTGAGGTACATGTCGCGCACCCATTCCT
Encoded proteins:
- a CDS encoding HD domain-containing protein, with the protein product MPRVKHSKKGLIEIRRMARKLDPEPGHVFQVCKNALALFDATRRIHKLGAPDRRLLEAAALLHDIGHTIDVVAHHKHSRDIIMDMRLPGLSARRKRIVACVARYHRKAHPAGTHAVFCDLDKPDRRRVQKLAAILRIADGLDRSHVASCKRIAVEAAKDSVTINIEQRRPTPTDIWGAQRKQSLFEEVFKVRVIIQAIPDKRQSVPKTKASA